From Candidatus Beckwithbacteria bacterium:
ATAGCCGGTCCCCCATCTGGCTCATATAAGGTAACGTTGATCAGCTTAGCTTTTTGATCAATTTCAATGACGACATTTCCTTTGGGATCAAAAGTAAAATGGACAGCGGGTGTAAAGCCCAGTTCTTGCTCATAAAAATCACTCAAAATCTCTTCGACCATCTTAAAGTCGTCACTATACATATGAGCCGAATGGGTAATGAGCGTGAGTTTGCCTAGTTTGTAGCCACCGCTTTGGGCAATTTCTTCCTGCAATTTACGCAAACCAAAAGCATTGCGCGGCCAGCCATGAACCATATCTTGAGAGCGAAAATGAGCGGTGAGGAAAAATTTATGATCCTGGACACTACCTAAAATCATCACCAAACATGGTGTATCACCAGTGTCTGAATGTGACCAGTCCAACTCCACATCCGTGGTTAAAGCAATCATTTTTTTAGAATCCGGGCGTTTTTTGAGAAGCTCTTTGATTTTATCAATTTGATTGACCCCAAAATGCTCCATCATCCGATGACCGTAGTTGTAAGCTGTGCCTGGGATTTTACGAGCTGAAGTCATCTCTGGCAGATAAGCAATCAGCTCTTCCTTGCTAAACGGTAAGTAAGCCGGAAAATAAGGCTCGCTCATGTCTTCATCTGACACTACGGCTACCATATTTAAAACTTCCCGCAGCTGGTTTTGCTGAGCATAGCGAGTGTGTTTATAACGGCCATATTTGTAAATTTCGTTTAAAACTTTTAGCCAAGTTTGAGCGACAGTTTTACCTTCTACTCGAAAACCAACTTGTTCTGATGGTAAAACTTGAACTTTAGGCTCACTGGGTGGGAAAATTTGCGCCTTAGCAGCAAAGGGTGGTTTTTGTTTGATTTGTTTAAGCTTGGTAATCAATTCTTTGGCAGTTTTACCTCTAAAATCAATCACTTCTACGCTTTTGCGAAAAAGTGCAATCGCTTCGTTGCTAATTTCTACTTCGATCTCCCCTCGTCCATTTTTGATTTTGCGCTTACTATCCACTCCCTCTTTCATAAATTGCAGCAAGGCATGACCCGATAAAGACAGCTCAGCCCCCCAGAGGATAATAGTCCGAATTCGAGGATTAGCTAGTACGTTACGGATAATAGCATTGACTCCCTGACCAGAGTAAAGATTACCAATCACACAATAAAGTTTGGGGTTTTTGATAAGTTGCTCAACTACCTTTCGCTCCGTCCATAACGTACACACTGCCACCGATGAATTAATATCGCCTTTGACTAAAATGTCTTTATATAAAATTGGCCAGTGGGATAAATCCACTGGCAATGGGGTGGTTTTGATTTTGGATTGAGATTCAAACATTACAATATTCCTGTCTTAAATAATTCATATCATCAGATATTGTTCTATCAAAGAAAGATTCGGCTCTTTCTCCTTCAACTACTTCACATTCTGCAAAAAACAACCTTCCTTCTGTTGATAAAAGCAAATTTGATTCAGTATAAACATCAGGATGGGGAATTAATCCCTTTTTTCTAGATAAAAGAAGTGCGTTTTCTAATAAATCAATATCTTCTGTTCTTAAAGGTTTTTTGGGACAAAATTGACTCAAAAGTTTTCCTCGAATCCATTCAATAGCAAGCCCCATTACTTGATCATTTCTATCTTTAATCAAAAAGGCTGGAGCTGGTGTATAAACACCTAATTCTGAACGCCTAAATCTCAAATAAGCTTCGTATTCTTTTTTTGCAACTGCTTCTCTGTCTGGAATTACTGTCCCATTTTCATTAACTTTTCTTATTAACTTTGCAGCAAAAAAAGCTCTGCCATCAGTAATCTTACAGACAGATTTTTCTGAGCCAGCTCTATCCTCTGTAACTCTTTCAACAATTTCAAACTGAGCAATATTAGCCATCTCAACCATATTTGAAAAGAAGTTATTTATTCAGATTTATTACAAACTACACGCCGAAAAAGCACAGGACGGACAGGTTTTACAA
This genomic window contains:
- a CDS encoding DUF4346 domain-containing protein, whose product is MFESQSKIKTTPLPVDLSHWPILYKDILVKGDINSSVAVCTLWTERKVVEQLIKNPKLYCVIGNLYSGQGVNAIIRNVLANPRIRTIILWGAELSLSGHALLQFMKEGVDSKRKIKNGRGEIEVEISNEAIALFRKSVEVIDFRGKTAKELITKLKQIKQKPPFAAKAQIFPPSEPKVQVLPSEQVGFRVEGKTVAQTWLKVLNEIYKYGRYKHTRYAQQNQLREVLNMVAVVSDEDMSEPYFPAYLPFSKEELIAYLPEMTSARKIPGTAYNYGHRMMEHFGVNQIDKIKELLKKRPDSKKMIALTTDVELDWSHSDTGDTPCLVMILGSVQDHKFFLTAHFRSQDMVHGWPRNAFGLRKLQEEIAQSGGYKLGKLTLITHSAHMYSDDFKMVEEILSDFYEQELGFTPAVHFTFDPKGNVVIEIDQKAKLINVTLYEPDGGPAIKSWQGKKALELVWKISDWGYISMADHAMYIGTELQRAQYCLQHNLPYHQDPAPNTADL